One window of the Thermomicrobiales bacterium genome contains the following:
- a CDS encoding helix-turn-helix domain-containing protein, with protein sequence MAQRPGVQRQRIGPAIRRMRRMKGLTLDGLASQAGISASHLSRLERGQTLPSFQVLSDIAHVLGADVDDFVRLEAEVTTLDAEFQDMLDARGFPEDLQIELLSTSIELRQALFALFRDLGATTRRRSRITGRSAAAATNSTT encoded by the coding sequence ATGGCGCAACGACCAGGAGTCCAGCGTCAGAGGATCGGTCCCGCGATCCGACGAATGCGCCGGATGAAGGGGCTGACGCTCGATGGGCTGGCATCACAGGCAGGGATTTCGGCATCGCATCTGAGCCGGCTCGAGCGAGGGCAAACGTTGCCGAGCTTCCAGGTACTTTCTGACATCGCCCACGTTCTGGGCGCGGATGTCGATGACTTTGTTCGCCTCGAAGCCGAGGTGACGACGCTCGACGCCGAGTTCCAGGACATGCTTGACGCGCGTGGCTTCCCCGAAGATCTGCAGATCGAGCTACTTTCGACTTCGATCGAGCTGCGCCAGGCACTCTTCGCGCTGTTTCGCGATCTCGGGGCAACGACTCGCCGCCGGTCACGGATAACGGGCCGATCGGCTGCCGCTGCGACGAACAGCACTACCTGA